From a single Pararge aegeria chromosome 16, ilParAegt1.1, whole genome shotgun sequence genomic region:
- the LOC120630598 gene encoding serine/threonine-protein kinase RIO1 gives MADGQFSDYEEDISKKVKTVRFAETPEVRILSSDELDSDDYFYDSDEQFGYGKKENVNAQNPTTKVTSYQPTEKLFKRYINKISVDKYEPAINDRAQKFMDLNDRKSDNGRIRIKDKHDRATAEQVMDPRTKMILFKLLNRGIINEINGCISTGKEANVYHATSKDGRDYAIKIFKTSILVFKDRDKYVSGEYRFRNGYCRSNPRKMVKTWAEKEMRNLVRLHNAQLNVPEPIILRSHVLVMTFMGENGWPSPKLKDVEISQSTARSLYRDCIIMMWKMFNICKLVHADLSEFNLLYHEGNVVVIDVSQSVEHDHPHAFEFLRKDCTNISDFFRKKGVATLTVKELFDFITDASINEGNLEECLEKLSEKAASRNFEELTAQEQIEEEAFKNIYIPKRLTEVINYERDINKAKKGETDDLAYKKIAGFNEDLTGTVNKPDILQEDGISDSGSENSSDEEVNENKAQFKNSARPRDESPDTKKARKKAVKEEQAERRKTKTKKHVKKRRDKGCGKK, from the exons ATGGCAGATGGTCAGTTTAGTGATTATGAAGAAGATATTTCAAAGAAGGTTAAAACTGTCCGG tttgcAGAGACCCCAGAGGTGAGAATACTTAGCAGTGATGAGCTTGATTCTGATGATTATTTCTATGATTCAGATGAACAATTTGGTTACGGAAAGAAAGAAAATGTCAATGCTCAAAATCCAACAACAAAAGTCACTTCTTACCAGCCTACTGAGAAATTGTTCAAacggtatattaataaaattagtgtAGATAAATATGAGCCTGCTATAAATGATAGAGCGCAGAAGTTCATGGATCTAAACGACCGCAAGTCTGATAATGGAAGGATAAGAATCAAGGATAAACATGACAGGGCTACTGCTGAGCAGGTTATGGATCCTCGCACGAAAATGATACTTTTCAAACTGTTGAACAGAGgaattattaatgaaattaatggATGCATTTCCACAGGCAAAGAAGCTAATGTATATCATGCTACATCCAAGGATGGAAGAGATTAtgctataaaaattttcaaaacttCTATCCTAGTCTTTAAAGACAGAGATAAATATGTTTCAGGTGAATATAGATTCAGAAATGGCTACTGTCGCTCAAACCCACGTAAAATGGTAAAGACATGGGCTGAAAAAGAAATGAGGAATCTGGTAAGACTTCATAATGCCCAGTTGAATGTTCCAGAACCTATTATATTACGTAGTCATGTTTTAGTAATGACTTTTATGGGGGAGAACGGCTGGCCATCTCCTAAGCTAAAAGATGTTGAGATATCACAGTCTACAGCTAGATCATTGTATAGAGATTGCATAATTATGATGtggaaaatgtttaatatttgtaaacTAGTGCATGCAGATTTATCAGAGTTTAACCTTCTCTACCACGAAGGAAATGTGGTTGTGATAGATGTATCACAGTCTGTTGAGCATGACCATCCACATGCTTTCGAATTTTTAAGAAAGGATTGTACAAACATCAGTGATTTCTTTAGAAAGAAAGGTGTAGCTACTTTAACTGTAAAAGAGTTGTTTGATTTTATAACTGATGCATCAATAAATGAAGGCAATCTTGAAGAGTGTCTAGAGAAACTCTCTGAAAAGGCTGCATCCAGAAATTTTGAAGAGTTGACAGCTCAGGAGCAAATTGAAGAAGAGGcctttaagaatatttatattcCTAAAAGACTGACTGag GTTATTAACTATGAACGTGACATCAATAAAGCCAAGAAAGGAGAGACAGATGACTTGGCATACAAGAAAATTGCAGGTTTCAATGAGGATCTAACAGGAACTGTGAATAAGCCTGACATTCTCCAGGAGGATGGTATATCAGACAGTGGGTCTGAAAACAGTTCAGATGAAGAAGTTAATGAGAACA AGGCTCAGTTCAAGAACAGTGCGAGGCCTCGCGATGAATCGCCCGATActaaaaaagcaagaaaaaaagcAGTCAAAGAGGAACAAGCTGAGAGgagaaaaactaaaacaaagaaacatgTAAAAAAGAGACGAGACAAAGGTtgtggtaaaaaataa